One region of Mycolicibacterium rhodesiae NBB3 genomic DNA includes:
- a CDS encoding SDR family oxidoreductase, with amino-acid sequence MVASESRESDFAGKRCLLTGAASGIGRATALKLASAGAELFLTDRDAEGLAKTVADARALGGVVHAYRAFDISDFDAVDMFAADVHAEHPAMDVVMNIAGVSAWGTVSTLTHEHWKSMVDINLMGPIHVIESFVPPMVAAGKGGHLVNVSSAAGLVALPWHAAYSASKYGLRGLSEVLRFDLARHRIGVSVVVPGAVKTPLVQSVHIAGVDREHPHVKKWTDRFGGHAVSPEHVADRILRGVRRNRFLIYTSHDIRALYLFKRTAWWPYSVAMRQVNVLFTRALRPPSSNRN; translated from the coding sequence ATGGTGGCTAGCGAGTCTCGGGAGAGCGATTTCGCCGGCAAGCGTTGTCTGTTGACCGGCGCCGCCAGCGGCATCGGCCGCGCTACAGCATTGAAGCTGGCGTCGGCGGGCGCCGAACTCTTTCTCACCGACCGCGACGCCGAAGGTCTGGCGAAGACCGTCGCCGACGCCCGCGCGCTCGGCGGAGTAGTCCATGCGTACCGCGCTTTCGATATCTCCGACTTCGACGCCGTCGACATGTTCGCCGCCGATGTTCACGCCGAACATCCTGCGATGGATGTGGTCATGAACATCGCGGGTGTTTCCGCCTGGGGCACAGTCTCGACTCTCACGCACGAGCATTGGAAGTCGATGGTCGACATCAACCTGATGGGACCGATCCACGTCATCGAGTCGTTCGTCCCGCCGATGGTCGCCGCGGGAAAGGGCGGGCATCTGGTCAACGTCTCCTCGGCCGCCGGCCTGGTCGCGCTGCCGTGGCACGCCGCCTACAGCGCGAGCAAGTATGGGTTGCGGGGTCTGTCGGAAGTGCTGCGGTTCGACCTGGCACGGCACCGGATCGGGGTGTCGGTCGTGGTGCCGGGAGCGGTGAAGACGCCTCTGGTGCAATCGGTGCACATCGCAGGCGTGGATCGTGAGCATCCGCACGTGAAAAAGTGGACCGACCGGTTCGGGGGCCACGCCGTGTCACCCGAACACGTCGCGGACCGGATCCTGCGCGGGGTGCGTCGCAACCGGTTTCTCATCTACACCTCGCACGACATCCGAGCGTTGTATCTGTTCAAGCGGACCGCATGGTGGCCCTACAGCGTGGCGATGCGCCAGGTGAACGTGCTGTTCACGCGTGCGTTGCGACCGCCGTCCTCGAACCGGAACTAG
- a CDS encoding DNA polymerase IV has protein sequence MSPRWVLHVDLDQFQAAVEVRRNPDLAGLPIIVGGNGDPNEPRKVVTCASYPAREFGVRAGMPLRTAARKCPDATFLPLDTDAYDEASEEVMGLLRDFGHPVEVWGWDEAYLGADVEDPFELAEQVREVIAAGTGLSCSVGISDNKQRAKVATGFGKPAGTYALTEDNWMAVMGDRGVDALWGVGPKTTKKLAGMGITTVADLAATDAQLLTSAFGPTTGLWILLLAKGGGDTDVSASPWVPRSRSHVITFPRDLTDRAEIDSAVVELAKVTLSEIVGQRRIVTRVAVTVRTKTFFTRTKIRKLPSASTDAELITKTALELLGQFELNRPIRLLGVRLELAPPDGGY, from the coding sequence ATGAGTCCTCGCTGGGTCCTGCACGTCGACCTGGACCAGTTCCAGGCCGCCGTCGAGGTGCGGCGCAACCCCGACCTCGCCGGGCTGCCCATCATCGTCGGCGGCAACGGCGATCCGAACGAACCCCGGAAGGTGGTCACCTGCGCGTCGTATCCGGCGCGCGAGTTCGGTGTCCGCGCCGGGATGCCGCTGCGCACCGCTGCGCGCAAATGTCCGGACGCGACGTTTCTGCCACTGGACACCGACGCCTACGACGAAGCCTCCGAAGAGGTGATGGGCCTGCTGCGCGACTTCGGCCATCCGGTCGAGGTGTGGGGCTGGGACGAGGCCTACCTGGGCGCCGACGTCGAGGACCCGTTCGAACTCGCGGAACAGGTACGCGAGGTGATAGCTGCGGGCACGGGATTGTCGTGTTCGGTCGGCATCAGCGACAACAAACAGCGAGCCAAAGTGGCCACCGGTTTCGGCAAGCCGGCGGGGACCTACGCCCTCACCGAGGACAACTGGATGGCGGTGATGGGTGACCGTGGTGTCGACGCGCTGTGGGGCGTCGGTCCCAAGACCACGAAAAAGCTTGCGGGCATGGGCATCACCACCGTCGCCGACCTCGCCGCCACCGACGCGCAACTGCTGACATCCGCCTTCGGTCCGACCACCGGACTGTGGATTCTTCTGCTCGCCAAGGGCGGCGGCGACACCGACGTCAGCGCTTCGCCGTGGGTACCGCGCTCCCGCAGTCACGTGATCACGTTCCCTCGCGATCTCACCGACCGCGCTGAAATCGACTCAGCCGTCGTCGAACTCGCGAAAGTGACGCTTTCAGAGATCGTCGGCCAACGCCGCATCGTCACGCGGGTCGCGGTGACCGTCCGCACCAAAACATTCTTCACCCGCACCAAGATCCGCAAGCTGCCATCGGCAAGCACAGACGCCGAACTCATCACCAAAACCGCGCTCGAACTGCTCGGCCAGTTCGAACTCAATCGACCGATACGACTGCTCGGTGTGCGACTGGAGCTCGCACCGCCCGACGGCGGCTACTAG
- a CDS encoding DUF5997 family protein: MSRPNAQSMKPATAAKKLDVYLPATPAAFQENPITRAELADLQADPPQWLQDLRKNGPHPKNLVAAKLGVSIAGLARGGVGDALTTEQINALLEDRPPWLIAERESYQAVLSEQRRLKAARAEQVREK, encoded by the coding sequence ATGAGCAGGCCGAACGCGCAGTCCATGAAGCCCGCGACGGCGGCCAAGAAACTGGACGTGTACCTGCCCGCGACGCCCGCGGCGTTCCAGGAGAACCCGATCACCCGCGCCGAACTCGCCGACCTGCAGGCGGATCCGCCCCAGTGGCTTCAGGATCTTCGCAAGAACGGACCACACCCGAAGAACCTCGTCGCAGCCAAGCTGGGGGTCTCCATCGCCGGTCTCGCGCGGGGCGGCGTCGGCGATGCGCTGACCACAGAGCAGATCAATGCGCTGCTCGAGGACAGGCCGCCGTGGCTGATCGCCGAACGCGAGAGCTACCAAGCGGTGTTGAGCGAACAGCGACGCCTGAAAGCGGCTCGTGCAGAACAGGTCCGCGAGAAGTAA
- the nrdE gene encoding class 1b ribonucleoside-diphosphate reductase subunit alpha, with amino-acid sequence MSPTVTAAEPVTVPSAAPAETDYHALNAMLNLYDADGKIQFDKDREAAHQYFLEHVNQNTVFFHDQDEKLDYLIKENYYEREVLDQYSRNFVKTLISRAYAKKFRFPTFVGAFKYYTSYTLKTFDGKRYLERFEDRVVMVSLTLAAGDTALAEKLVDEIIDGRFQPATPTFLNSGKKQRGEPVSCFLLRIEDNMESIGRSINSALQLSKRGGGVALLLTNIREHGAPIKNIENQSSGVIPIMKLLEDSFSYANQLGARQGAGAVYLHAHHPDIYRFLDTKRENADEKIRIKTLSLGVVIPDITFELAKKNEDMYLFSPYDVERVYGLPFADISVTEKYYEMVDDARIRKTKIKAREFFQTLAELQFESGYPYIMYEDTVNRANPIDGKITHSNLCSEILQVSTPSVFNEDLTYSQVGKDISCNLGSLNIAKTMDSPDFAQTIEVSIRALTAVSDQTHIWSVPSIEQGNNDSHAIGLGQMNLHGYLARERIHYGSEEGVDFTNIYFYTVLYHALRASNRIAIERGTHFKGFEKSKYASGEFFDKYTEQVWEPKTDRVKELFEKAGIRIPTQEDWTRLKESVQKDGIYNQNLQAVPPTGSISYINNSTSSIHPVASRIEIRKEGKIGRVYYPAPYLTNDNLEYYQDAYEIGYEKIIDTYAAATQHVDQGLSLTLFFKDTATTRDVNKAQIYAWRKGIKTLYYIRLRQMALEGTEVENCVSCML; translated from the coding sequence GTGTCACCAACCGTCACAGCTGCAGAGCCTGTAACCGTCCCTTCGGCCGCGCCGGCCGAGACGGATTACCACGCGCTCAACGCGATGCTCAATCTGTACGACGCGGACGGCAAGATTCAGTTCGACAAGGATCGCGAGGCTGCGCACCAGTACTTCCTGGAGCACGTCAACCAGAACACGGTGTTCTTCCACGATCAGGACGAGAAGCTCGACTACCTGATCAAGGAGAACTACTACGAGCGCGAGGTGCTCGACCAGTACTCACGCAACTTCGTCAAGACACTCATCAGTCGGGCGTATGCGAAAAAGTTCCGATTCCCCACGTTCGTCGGCGCGTTCAAGTACTACACCAGCTACACGCTGAAAACCTTTGACGGCAAGCGTTACCTGGAGCGCTTCGAAGACCGCGTGGTCATGGTGTCGCTGACGCTGGCCGCCGGTGACACCGCACTGGCCGAGAAACTCGTCGACGAGATCATCGACGGCCGGTTCCAGCCGGCGACCCCGACGTTCCTGAACTCGGGTAAGAAGCAGCGCGGCGAGCCGGTGAGCTGCTTCCTGCTGCGCATCGAGGACAACATGGAGTCCATCGGGCGTTCCATCAACTCGGCGCTGCAGCTGTCCAAGCGCGGCGGCGGGGTTGCGTTGCTGCTGACCAACATTCGTGAGCACGGCGCGCCCATCAAGAACATCGAGAACCAGAGTTCCGGCGTCATCCCGATCATGAAGCTGTTGGAGGACTCGTTCTCCTACGCCAACCAGCTGGGCGCGAGGCAGGGTGCCGGCGCGGTGTACCTGCACGCCCACCACCCCGACATCTACCGCTTCCTCGACACCAAGCGCGAGAACGCCGACGAGAAGATCCGCATCAAGACGCTGTCTCTCGGTGTGGTGATTCCCGACATCACGTTCGAGCTGGCGAAGAAGAACGAGGACATGTATCTGTTCTCGCCGTACGACGTCGAACGTGTCTACGGCCTGCCCTTCGCCGACATCTCGGTCACCGAGAAGTACTACGAGATGGTCGACGACGCGCGGATCCGCAAGACGAAGATCAAGGCGCGCGAGTTCTTCCAGACGTTGGCCGAGCTGCAGTTCGAGTCCGGCTACCCGTACATCATGTACGAGGACACGGTGAACCGTGCCAACCCGATCGACGGCAAGATCACCCACAGCAACCTGTGCTCGGAGATCCTGCAGGTGTCCACACCGTCGGTGTTCAACGAGGACCTCACCTATTCGCAGGTGGGCAAGGACATCTCGTGCAACCTCGGCTCGTTGAACATCGCCAAGACCATGGACTCGCCGGACTTCGCACAGACCATCGAGGTGTCGATCCGGGCGTTGACCGCGGTGTCCGATCAGACGCACATCTGGTCGGTGCCGTCGATCGAGCAGGGCAACAACGACTCCCACGCGATCGGCCTAGGCCAGATGAACCTGCACGGATATCTGGCCCGGGAGCGGATCCACTACGGCTCCGAAGAAGGTGTGGACTTCACCAACATCTACTTCTATACGGTGCTCTACCACGCGCTGCGGGCATCGAACCGCATCGCTATCGAACGTGGCACGCACTTCAAGGGATTCGAGAAGTCGAAGTACGCGTCGGGCGAGTTCTTCGACAAGTACACCGAGCAGGTGTGGGAACCCAAGACCGACCGGGTGAAAGAGCTGTTCGAGAAGGCAGGCATTCGGATTCCGACGCAAGAGGACTGGACGCGTCTGAAGGAGTCGGTGCAGAAAGACGGCATCTACAACCAGAACCTGCAGGCGGTTCCGCCGACGGGGTCGATCAGCTACATCAACAACTCGACGAGCTCGATCCACCCGGTGGCGAGCCGGATCGAGATCCGCAAGGAAGGCAAGATCGGCCGCGTCTACTATCCGGCGCCCTATCTGACGAACGACAACCTCGAGTACTACCAGGACGCCTACGAGATCGGCTACGAGAAGATCATCGACACCTATGCGGCGGCGACGCAGCATGTCGACCAGGGACTCAGCCTGACGTTGTTCTTCAAGGACACCGCCACTACCCGCGATGTCAACAAGGCGCAGATCTACGCCTGGCGCAAGGGAATCAAGACGCTCTATTACATCCGCCTGCGCCAGATGGCACTCGAAGGGACCGAGGTGGAAAATTGCGTCAGCTGCATGTTGTGA
- the nrdI gene encoding class Ib ribonucleoside-diphosphate reductase assembly flavoprotein NrdI, whose protein sequence is MSGCNLVYFSSVSENTHRFVEKLGVPAIRIPLHGRIEVDEPYVLVLPTYGGGRATPDINSGGYVPKQVIAFLNNEHNRSLIRGVIAAGNNNFGEEFAYAGNVISAKCHVPYLYRFELMGTPDDVDAVRVGLQEFWKEQTCHQPSQLQSL, encoded by the coding sequence ATGTCAGGGTGCAATCTCGTCTATTTCTCCAGCGTGTCGGAGAACACCCACCGCTTCGTCGAGAAGCTGGGCGTGCCCGCCATCCGGATTCCACTGCACGGTCGCATCGAGGTCGATGAGCCCTACGTGCTGGTGCTGCCCACCTACGGCGGTGGGCGGGCCACCCCGGACATCAACAGTGGGGGCTATGTCCCCAAACAGGTCATCGCGTTCTTGAACAATGAGCACAACCGGTCGTTGATCCGCGGCGTCATCGCCGCGGGCAACAACAACTTCGGTGAGGAATTCGCCTACGCCGGCAACGTGATATCCGCCAAGTGCCACGTGCCGTACCTCTACCGCTTCGAATTGATGGGGACCCCGGACGACGTCGACGCCGTCCGCGTGGGATTGCAAGAATTTTGGAAGGAACAGACGTGTCACCAACCGTCACAGCTGCAGAGCCTGTAA
- a CDS encoding ABC transporter, whose product MSTAAALAARSLRAEHIRTGGRSRLWTVVVPAAVGVPLVITFGIAAVAEAFARIPGQLSILQVSTSNAAYWVVTITVALVAVAAADGQSSESRYRAGEYVRLAFPGQWPVLVGRWWFYGAVGAVVAGVTLTVVLVALPIISPLVYGPVSIADAVGVRLLWTVPVLTVFAACAGVGVGALIRSPLGAVGAILLWAYVVESAAGYLPSGASAQRFMPFLNALYATGQDTVLTPPWGKDAALLYACALFSAIFMVAAAERTIRK is encoded by the coding sequence ATGAGCACCGCAGCCGCGCTGGCCGCGCGCAGCCTGCGTGCTGAACACATCCGCACCGGCGGGCGTAGCCGGCTGTGGACTGTCGTCGTGCCCGCCGCCGTCGGGGTTCCGTTGGTCATCACGTTTGGGATCGCTGCGGTGGCCGAGGCGTTTGCGCGCATCCCGGGACAACTCTCGATACTGCAGGTGTCGACATCGAACGCTGCGTACTGGGTCGTCACCATCACCGTTGCACTGGTCGCCGTTGCTGCAGCCGACGGACAGTCTTCCGAAAGCCGTTATCGCGCAGGAGAATACGTGCGACTGGCATTCCCCGGACAGTGGCCGGTACTCGTGGGTCGATGGTGGTTCTACGGGGCCGTCGGCGCCGTTGTCGCTGGCGTCACGCTCACCGTGGTGCTCGTGGCACTGCCGATCATTTCACCGCTGGTGTACGGGCCGGTGTCGATCGCCGATGCCGTCGGCGTGCGTCTGCTGTGGACGGTTCCCGTGCTCACCGTCTTCGCCGCCTGCGCGGGTGTCGGCGTAGGTGCACTCATCCGCTCGCCCCTGGGAGCCGTCGGCGCGATCTTGCTGTGGGCGTATGTCGTCGAGTCGGCGGCGGGATACCTACCCAGCGGAGCGTCGGCGCAACGTTTCATGCCCTTCCTCAACGCGCTGTACGCGACCGGGCAGGACACCGTGCTGACGCCGCCGTGGGGAAAAGACGCCGCGCTGCTCTACGCGTGTGCATTGTTCAGTGCGATCTTCATGGTCGCCGCGGCCGAAAGGACGATTCGAAAATGA
- a CDS encoding redoxin NrdH, translated as MTVTVYTKPACVQCNATYKALDKQGIAYTSVDISLDTEARDYVMALGYLQAPVVVAGNDHWSGFRPDRIKSLSTVAATA; from the coding sequence ATGACCGTCACCGTGTACACCAAGCCCGCTTGCGTGCAGTGCAACGCCACTTACAAGGCGCTGGACAAGCAAGGTATCGCCTACACGAGCGTGGACATCAGCCTCGACACCGAGGCCCGTGACTACGTGATGGCGCTGGGCTATTTGCAGGCCCCCGTCGTCGTCGCGGGCAACGACCACTGGTCGGGTTTCCGGCCGGACCGCATCAAGTCGCTGAGCACGGTCGCAGCCACCGCATAG
- a CDS encoding ABC transporter ATP-binding protein, whose translation MIETVNLTRSFDGRRAVDGVTAEFPAGSVTALLGLNGAGKTTLLRLIAGLDRPDGGTVAVCGQHRLGDPRLLGVHLGPDAMNPGHTVHRHLSWLAALGGIGPARIEAALDETGLRERRSVRIGRLSLGARQRLAIAGALLGEPCALLFDEPLNGLDVPGIVWFRSLLRQLAAAGATVVIATHLLGEVTLTADRIALLVDGRLETLGALEQLTPAGEDTREWLETTLLERV comes from the coding sequence GTGATCGAAACCGTCAATCTGACAAGGTCTTTCGATGGCCGCCGCGCAGTCGACGGGGTGACCGCAGAGTTCCCCGCGGGATCGGTGACCGCACTACTCGGCCTCAACGGTGCCGGCAAGACCACGCTGTTACGTCTGATCGCGGGGCTCGACCGGCCGGACGGCGGCACCGTCGCCGTGTGCGGCCAACACCGACTCGGTGACCCGCGGCTGCTCGGCGTCCATCTCGGACCCGACGCGATGAATCCTGGACACACCGTGCACCGGCACCTGTCATGGTTGGCGGCGCTCGGCGGCATCGGTCCGGCGCGTATCGAGGCGGCCCTCGACGAGACCGGACTGCGCGAGCGGCGCTCCGTGCGCATCGGTCGGCTGTCGCTGGGCGCGCGGCAGCGCCTCGCCATCGCCGGGGCGCTCTTGGGGGAGCCGTGCGCGCTGCTCTTCGACGAGCCTCTCAACGGCCTCGATGTGCCTGGCATCGTGTGGTTCCGGTCGCTCTTGCGACAGTTGGCGGCCGCGGGCGCCACGGTGGTCATCGCCACCCACCTGCTCGGCGAGGTGACATTGACCGCCGATCGGATCGCGCTGCTCGTCGATGGGCGATTGGAGACTCTCGGCGCACTGGAGCAGCTGACCCCGGCGGGCGAGGACACCCGCGAATGGTTGGAGACCACCCTGTTGGAACGCGTATGA
- a CDS encoding NADPH-dependent FMN reductase, whose amino-acid sequence MPDIKVLVLIGSLRKASINRQLAELAAETAPDGVRLEVFDRLGELPFYNEDIDNDDVAEPVLALRQAAAGADAALVVTPEYNGSIPGVLKNAIDWLSRPFGNGALKDKPVAVVGAAHGRFGGVWAHDETRKSFGIAGPRVVEDLKLSVQTTAFDGEHPRENSEVAGQLRDIVGKLAAEVG is encoded by the coding sequence ATGCCGGACATCAAGGTGTTGGTTCTGATTGGCAGCCTGCGTAAGGCGTCGATCAACCGTCAGCTCGCCGAGCTCGCTGCCGAAACGGCACCCGACGGCGTGCGTCTGGAGGTCTTCGATCGGCTGGGGGAGCTGCCGTTCTACAACGAGGACATCGACAACGATGACGTTGCCGAGCCGGTACTGGCGCTACGGCAGGCCGCCGCCGGAGCCGACGCGGCCCTGGTCGTCACACCCGAATACAACGGCAGCATTCCGGGCGTGTTGAAGAACGCGATCGACTGGCTGTCGCGGCCGTTCGGCAACGGTGCCCTGAAAGACAAGCCGGTCGCGGTGGTCGGCGCGGCGCACGGGAGATTCGGCGGTGTGTGGGCGCATGACGAGACGCGCAAGTCGTTCGGGATCGCCGGCCCGCGCGTTGTCGAGGATCTGAAGTTGTCCGTGCAGACGACGGCCTTCGACGGTGAGCATCCGCGCGAGAACTCCGAGGTCGCCGGGCAGCTGCGCGACATCGTGGGCAAGCTGGCCGCGGAAGTGGGCTAG
- a CDS encoding helix-turn-helix transcriptional regulator, translating into MQRHDLDSPPERAAGQQRQKVLGLLRNASGPVDAQHVADSLKIHITTARFHLTTLEDQGYIRRGGGAKVRRAGRPRLTYELAPRLDYADIVSLFAAHLGGTAEERERRALRIGADLAHRVRLARRRDEATVTDLVVATLGELGFRVRSVLNSFGEVTIQLCTCPLAEVAATAPEVVRGIQQGLIQEVVDLNADVIGAPYRVAVTPDPRAGSCEVGLVLSPTS; encoded by the coding sequence GTGCAGCGCCACGACCTCGACTCGCCGCCGGAGCGGGCCGCCGGTCAGCAGCGGCAGAAGGTGCTCGGTCTGCTGCGGAACGCCTCCGGCCCGGTCGACGCCCAGCACGTCGCCGACTCGCTGAAGATTCACATCACGACGGCTCGTTTCCACCTCACGACGCTGGAGGACCAGGGGTACATCCGGCGCGGGGGCGGTGCGAAAGTCCGGCGCGCCGGACGGCCGCGGCTGACCTACGAGTTGGCGCCGAGGCTGGACTACGCGGATATCGTCTCGCTCTTCGCTGCGCATCTCGGCGGAACGGCGGAGGAACGGGAGCGACGGGCACTGCGTATCGGAGCCGACCTCGCCCACCGGGTGCGACTGGCCAGGAGGCGGGACGAAGCGACGGTCACCGACCTCGTGGTGGCCACGCTGGGCGAGCTCGGATTCCGAGTGCGCTCGGTGCTGAATTCCTTTGGCGAAGTGACGATTCAACTGTGCACCTGTCCGCTGGCCGAGGTGGCGGCCACCGCCCCCGAGGTGGTCAGAGGTATTCAGCAGGGCCTCATCCAGGAAGTGGTGGACCTCAACGCCGACGTGATCGGCGCCCCGTACCGTGTTGCCGTCACACCGGATCCGCGGGCGGGCTCCTGCGAAGTCGGCTTGGTGCTGAGCCCCACGAGCTGA
- a CDS encoding LysR family substrate-binding domain-containing protein translates to MPASSLTLGYVPGGTPAKWARIWAERHPDVPLRLRTVAAADAADEVRAGTVDVAVLRLPAETSGLAVIPLYEETTVAVVPTDHILSAADELTTADLAGEPKLLPLDDVVDWADAPGAPVDHRPETTESAVELVATGIGVLIVPQSLARLHHRKDLTYRPIADAPACPVALAVPDGPQSALIEDFIGIVRGRKPGSSRAQTQPTPKRTAREKTLAKQAARAAAGKVARKPGRSRGR, encoded by the coding sequence GTGCCCGCCAGCTCGCTCACCCTCGGTTATGTCCCCGGCGGGACGCCCGCGAAGTGGGCTCGGATCTGGGCGGAGCGGCACCCCGACGTCCCATTGCGCCTGCGCACCGTCGCCGCGGCGGATGCGGCTGACGAAGTGCGGGCCGGCACCGTCGACGTGGCGGTGCTCCGGCTGCCGGCCGAGACGTCCGGGCTGGCCGTGATACCTCTGTACGAAGAAACCACAGTGGCCGTGGTGCCGACCGATCACATCCTGAGTGCGGCCGACGAGCTCACCACCGCAGACTTGGCGGGCGAGCCGAAACTGCTGCCGCTCGACGACGTCGTCGACTGGGCGGACGCTCCTGGCGCCCCGGTCGACCATCGACCCGAAACCACTGAGAGCGCAGTGGAACTCGTCGCTACGGGGATCGGCGTGCTCATCGTTCCGCAGTCGTTGGCGCGGCTTCATCACCGCAAGGACCTCACGTATCGTCCAATAGCCGACGCGCCCGCCTGCCCGGTGGCGCTCGCCGTCCCAGACGGGCCGCAGTCTGCGCTGATCGAGGATTTCATCGGGATCGTGCGGGGTCGCAAGCCAGGCTCGTCGCGCGCGCAGACACAGCCCACGCCGAAGCGCACCGCACGGGAGAAGACCCTCGCCAAGCAGGCCGCCCGCGCCGCTGCAGGCAAGGTCGCCCGCAAGCCGGGCCGTAGCCGGGGACGCTGA
- a CDS encoding TetR/AcrR family transcriptional regulator, which translates to MPPHALPISDDAPQERGDAARNRTLLLEAARRLITERGADAVTTDDIAAAAGVGKGTLFRRFGSRAGLMIVLLDEDEKVQQQAFLFGPPPLGPGAPPLERLIAYGRARLKFVTAHQALLSDANRDPQMRFNAPANLHHRHVTVLLEDASTTGDLDAQAAALLALLDADYVHHQLTERGQTLKSLGDAWETVARKLCGT; encoded by the coding sequence GTGCCTCCTCACGCGCTGCCGATCTCGGACGACGCGCCGCAAGAGCGGGGCGACGCCGCTCGCAACCGCACGTTACTGCTCGAGGCAGCGCGCCGGTTGATCACCGAACGCGGCGCTGACGCCGTCACCACCGACGACATCGCCGCCGCGGCGGGCGTGGGCAAGGGCACTCTGTTCCGCCGCTTCGGCAGCCGCGCGGGACTCATGATCGTCCTGCTGGACGAGGACGAGAAGGTACAGCAGCAGGCATTCCTCTTCGGCCCCCCGCCACTGGGGCCGGGCGCACCCCCGCTGGAACGACTGATCGCATACGGCCGCGCCCGGCTTAAGTTCGTCACCGCCCATCAGGCGCTGTTGTCGGATGCCAACCGTGACCCCCAGATGCGCTTCAACGCCCCGGCCAATCTGCACCATCGCCACGTCACGGTGCTACTGGAAGACGCGTCCACCACGGGCGACCTGGACGCACAGGCCGCCGCACTGCTGGCATTGCTGGATGCCGACTACGTGCACCACCAACTCACCGAACGTGGGCAGACGTTGAAAAGTCTGGGCGACGCGTGGGAGACCGTGGCGCGCAAGCTCTGCGGCACATGA
- a CDS encoding class I SAM-dependent methyltransferase, giving the protein MTGRETLPLAGRSDADMPGHWLLARLGKRVLRPGGLELTSRMLNAAGIGDADVVELGPGLGRTARDIVALQPRSYVGVDDTAAATEAVRDVVRPVGGTVIVADAATTGLPADSADVVIGEAMLTMQGDKAKRAIIDEAFRILRPGGRYAIHELGLTPDSMPHETKDDIRRDLARSIKVNARPLTASEWAQLLSDAGFEDVTVDYAPMALLNPARVLADEGPSGALRIVGNLIVRGAARRRVIGMRRTFHRYRRSLTAVAAVGVVPGS; this is encoded by the coding sequence ATGACAGGGAGAGAAACCCTTCCGCTGGCCGGGCGATCCGACGCCGACATGCCGGGACATTGGCTGCTGGCTCGTCTCGGCAAGCGGGTGTTGCGTCCGGGGGGCCTCGAGCTGACGTCGCGGATGCTGAACGCCGCCGGAATCGGCGATGCCGACGTCGTCGAACTGGGCCCGGGCTTGGGTCGCACCGCGCGCGACATCGTCGCCCTGCAGCCGCGGTCGTACGTCGGGGTCGACGACACCGCCGCGGCGACAGAGGCCGTCCGCGACGTCGTGAGACCCGTTGGGGGGACGGTGATCGTCGCCGACGCCGCGACGACCGGACTTCCCGCTGACAGCGCCGACGTCGTCATCGGGGAGGCCATGCTGACCATGCAGGGGGACAAGGCCAAACGGGCGATCATCGACGAGGCATTCCGCATCCTGCGCCCGGGCGGCCGCTATGCGATCCACGAACTGGGACTGACACCGGATTCGATGCCCCACGAGACGAAAGACGACATCAGGCGCGACCTGGCGCGATCGATCAAGGTCAATGCGCGTCCGCTCACCGCCTCCGAATGGGCCCAGTTGCTGTCCGACGCCGGATTCGAGGATGTCACCGTCGACTACGCGCCCATGGCCCTGCTCAACCCCGCCCGGGTGCTCGCCGACGAAGGTCCTTCGGGTGCGTTGCGCATCGTCGGCAATTTGATCGTCCGCGGTGCCGCCAGGCGGCGGGTCATCGGCATGCGGCGGACCTTCCATCGCTACCGACGCTCACTCACCGCGGTCGCCGCAGTCGGCGTCGTGCCGGGTTCATGA